The following are encoded in a window of Pangasianodon hypophthalmus isolate fPanHyp1 chromosome 14, fPanHyp1.pri, whole genome shotgun sequence genomic DNA:
- the LOC128320047 gene encoding angiomotin-like 2a, whose product MEKCDEVKEVVKQNEELRKECEQERQAHSILKKKCDEMKEVVKKYEELLKSSLAEAEERAKIALESSALLQHENSSLKDQVKTLQGSVEKLEGKLHETHRMCEEILDEWEREREGQDHSTDLSQFEDTKVSRAEAEKSAQNVLESSAQLEHENSNVMHQVNTLQVSVKALRGHLYDALH is encoded by the exons ATGGAGAAGTGCGATGAGGTGAAGGAGGTGGTAAAACAGAATGAGGAGTTAAGGAAG GAGTGTGAGCAAGAGCGACAGGCTCACAGCATCCTAAAGAAGAAGTGTGATGAGATGAAGGAGGTGGTAAAGAAGTATGAGGAGTTACTAAAG TCCTCTCTGGCTGAAGCTGAGGAGAGAGCTAAGATTGCTCTGGAGTCCAGTGCTCTGCTGCAGCACGAGAACTCCAGCCTGAAGGACCAAGTGAAAACACTGCAAGGCTCAGTGGAGAAGCTGGAGGGAAAACTTCATGAGACCCACAGGATGTGTGAAGAGATATTGGAC GAGTGGGAGCGGGAGCGAGAGGGGCAGGATCACAGCACTGATTTGTCCCAATTTGAAGACACTAAG GTCTCCCGAGCTGAAGCTGAGAAGAGTGCTCAGAATGTGCTGGAGTCCAGTGCTCAGCTGGAGCACGAGAACTCCAACGTGATGCACCAGGTAAACACACTGCAAGTCTCAGTGAAGGCGCTGAGGGGACATCTCTATGATGCCTTGCATTAA